The genomic region GTATCAACCCTCTGTGTGTTAGCTGGCGGCGAGTGAGGCCAGGGTGCGTGAGCTGGAGGAGTCTCTGGCCCGGGAGCGGGACATGATGCGCCGGCGCCtggaggacaaggagagggagatgggggacaTGCGCATGCGGATGCAGCAACAGCTGGATGAATACCAGGAGCTGCTGGACATCAAACTGGCCCTGGACATGGAGATCAGCGCCTACCGTAAActgctggagggagaggaggagaggtgaggagacatGACAGATATGCACAATGCACatcatgtgtacacacacactgaaagccACTCACAGACTAAATGACTAAACTAAATGAACTAACTAGACTAAACTAAATGAACTCATGTAACCTACACAACCTCACTAGATTAGTATCAACAATCTTattctctgccccccccccccccaagactgCGTCTGTCCCCCAGCCCTCCCCCAACCCGAGTCACCGTGTCCCGTACCACCGGCTCGGGCTCAGCACACACACTTACCACCCGTACCTCGGGCTCAGGACACAGCCACAGCGGCCGCATGGTCCAGTCCAACAGCGGCAGCCGCAACTCCTCAGGCACAGCCAGCGCCAAGAAGAGGCGTCTCAATGACAACGACAGTGAGACCTCCAGCCTGGCGGGGGGTGCCGTGACACGTACACGCATCGCCCAGCAGGCCTCCGCGAGCGGCCGCGTCACCGTGGACGAGGTGGACCTGGAGGGGAAGTTCGTCCGCCTCAGCAACAAGGCCAACGAGGTATGGAGTTCATCTGTCAGCTTGACATACAATGGGTGCTTTCTGCTACGATGCGTCGCAGGCTTTCTGTTATGATTAAATGCACAGTTTTTGTAAGGAAGCTACTGTCGTAAAAACACCATGTTGGGTGATGTTGTAGAAGGACAATATCTCTTTTCTACTTAGTGATTTTTTTTTGGGCTGAAACAGACGTTGCTTATCTGTTTTACTTCAGGACCAGCTCCTGGGCCACTGGCAGGTGAAGAGACAGGTGGGCAGCAGCACTCCCATCGTCTACAAGTTCCCTCCCAAGTTCAACCTCAAGGCAGGACAGACTGTCACAGTGAGTAAAACCTCCGTCATGTCTGCACTGTCATCAACTATGTTTGTGTTCAGTTTTTAGTCACCATGTTGAGAGAAGTGTGTATTCTAACAGTGATCAGCATGTTTGTCACAATGTGGGCCACTGTGTAAAGTATCTATAGTATGTGATCAGGTCATAACAGACAGTTGTGTACCTCTTCCCTCTGTAGATTTGGGCTTCAGGAGCAGGCGGCACCCACAACCCCCCCTCAGACCTGGTGTGGAAGACCCAGAGCTCATGGGGCAGCGGAGACCTGTTCCAAACCACCCTGATCAGCGCCAATGgggaggtgagacacacacacacacgtcacatgTTTGTAGTTGTACCTTCCCATTATCCCTTTGACTGTTCAGTTTTGCTCTTGGCAACATCATCCCACTTCCTACATATTTGAATGCATGTGAGATTAGGTAAATTACCTTACTCACGGCATAGCCGGTTGACAAATGGACTGTTCTGCGCCTCTTTCCCACAGGAAATGGCACAGAGGAAAGTTACACGCACCCTGTTCCAGGAAGATGATGACGATGACGTGAGTCTCACTGGTTATGAAAGCCGCAGGCTCAGGATAAATAACGTACTACTATACTTGCACTGTGAGGAAGGCTATTGAGCCAAAATGTTGTACATGATCCCCTGTTTCAGATGAAAATAGGTAAATTCATGTAGAGTACTTATTTAGTCACCGAACAAGGCCAGGGGTGTGCGACACTTAAAACCTTCTCTAAAGGGACAAGAAAAATGGAAAGACTTTTATTTAACTTCACTGTGTCCCAGAGCTCAAAAATTGTAGGAGCCACAGTGGCTACAGTTGGTATTTACCAGTAATGTTGGAATcttctgttctgtctccctctgcaGGGCAACCACAGTGCGTGCGGTGTGGACAGTGAGTACAACCTGCGGAGCCGCACGGTGGTCTGTGGCTCGTGTGGCCAGCCGTCTGATAAGAGCTGTGCCACCTCAGGGGTGTCCAGCGGCTCCTGCTCCATCAGCAGTGGAGGTGGTCTGCCTGAGGGCCTGATGTCTCCTCTCTTCATAATGGGCAGCAACTCACCCAGACAGGTACAGTAGGACTCCATCTTTTTGATCAAGTATCATGTATATCGTTTTAACACACATTTTAAGACCCTTAACATACACTCTTTCTGTGTCAAAGCACAAACATCCCTCATTCTCTGACTCTGAATCATGCACACAACAATACTTACCCCAGTTTTCCTGTTTCTCCTGCTGTTATGACAACATCCCCTTCCCGGCTCCTTCACttcctctaacccccccccctatGTCACTTCCTGTCTTTCTCAGGGAGGTCCCAGACCGGAGAACTGCTCCATCATGTAAAGCCAGACAGGCACCACCTTACCTAAGACATCAACCTCCCACACATGGATGGGAGACGCTTTCTTActctttatttcctttgtttcatATATGATCTGTCTTATTTTGTATGCCATAATCGGCAGGTTAGATTGACTTTGGTGTTTGGCAAAGGGCTTAGGAGCTGCGTATTCACTTCAGCTATATGAGCTTGTATATTCTAGGTATATTGCATGTGGACTGGGCAGATAATTCCACTGTTTTGGGCCATGTCTAGGGAGAGAGGACCAGAAAGCACCTTTACCATTACAGTGGACTTTGATCCATAGTGGGCTTTCATGTCTAAGCTGTCAACAGTAAACACGCACAGCCGCAAATCCTGCTATGAATCTGTGGACATGAGGGCTGGAATCAGGGTTCTCTGCCCTGTAATTCCACATACACTACCATAGAATGTCCTAAATGTCACTAAATAGAGATGGAGTTAACCCCCTCTGACTCCTGGAGGATTATGGGGGTTTGTATTAGACTGAGCGATGGGATTGGTCATTCTAAAGCCATAGTTACAAAGAGGAGCTCAAACTTGACACTGTCATCAAGGTGTTTATATTTGTGAACACAAGACAGTAGTTTTTTGTGGAATGACATCTAAATTATTACTCATGAATCAGTCAGACTACTATGGTGATATGGATATAGGTTCCAAATTGTGACTTGTTTTCATAGGCTTGAAAGAGGTTTGTAGTTGTTAAAGAAAGGATACCAAAACGAGATGAGCACACAGATATGGGGAAGACAAAGTAGGACTGTATTGTAAGGTCTTGACATGACTGACCTCTAGAAATAGTTTCCTCTGAGAGGATTACCTCTAACGTTGTCTgacttgacctctgacctcacc from Oncorhynchus masou masou isolate Uvic2021 chromosome 29, UVic_Omas_1.1, whole genome shotgun sequence harbors:
- the LOC135520240 gene encoding lamin-A-like, with product MSTMETGQKRTSRGGATTQLTPTRISRLQEKDDLCNLNDRLAVYIDKVRSLEIENAGLRMRITESDTEISREVTGMKAAYETELADARKTLDSVAKERARLQLELGKVKEEYKELKVRNGKKESDLEAALARLRDLEALLNSKDASLSTALGEKRSLDAEVRDLKAQLAKLETGLSDAKKQLQDEMLRRVDAENRLQTIKEELQFQKNIYGEELRESKRRHESRMVEIDSAGTKQDYESKLAEALIELRAQHEEQVRIYKEEIEKTYTSKLENARHSADRNSTLVGAAHEELQQTRMRMEGMSTQLSQLQKRLAASEARVRELEESLARERDMMRRRLEDKEREMGDMRMRMQQQLDEYQELLDIKLALDMEISAYRKLLEGEEERLRLSPSPPPTRVTVSRTTGSGSAHTLTTRTSGSGHSHSGRMVQSNSGSRNSSGTASAKKRRLNDNDSETSSLAGGAVTRTRIAQQASASGRVTVDEVDLEGKFVRLSNKANEDQLLGHWQVKRQVGSSTPIVYKFPPKFNLKAGQTVTIWASGAGGTHNPPSDLVWKTQSSWGSGDLFQTTLISANGEEMAQRKVTRTLFQEDDDDDGNHSACGVDSEYNLRSRTVVCGSCGQPSDKSCATSGVSSGSCSISSGGGLPEGLMSPLFIMGSNSPRQGGPRPENCSIM